One Pseudonocardia abyssalis DNA segment encodes these proteins:
- the recF gene encoding DNA replication/repair protein RecF (All proteins in this family for which functions are known are DNA-binding proteins that assist the filamentation of RecA onto DNA for the initiation of recombination or recombinational repair.) — MHLRRLAVTDFRSWESAELDLEPGVTVLVGPNGVGKTNLVEAVGYLATLGSHRVASDAPLIRRGADRAIVRGSVVHLGRELHVELEITAGRANRARVNRAPVARPRDVLGILRTVLFAPEDLALVRGDPGERRRFLDELLTIRYPRYASVRSDYDRVLKQRSALLKTARNGRADLSTLDVWDGHLARTGAALLAGRLDLVAGIAPYTVEAFAEVAPTSDPIALRYRSSVPGGLPSSPADLEPLLLDELARVRRQEVERGVCLVGPHRDDLDLLLGPGPAKGYASHGESWALALALRLGSYRLLCADDVEPVLILDDVFAELDARRRRALADVARRAEQVLVTAAVAEDVPDGLDGARLAVGGGEVTAGTRTGSSGA; from the coding sequence ATGCACCTGCGCCGCCTCGCCGTCACCGACTTCCGCTCCTGGGAGTCGGCCGAGCTCGACCTCGAACCGGGTGTCACGGTGCTGGTCGGGCCGAACGGCGTCGGGAAGACCAACCTCGTCGAGGCCGTCGGCTACCTCGCGACCCTCGGCTCGCACCGGGTGGCCTCCGACGCCCCGCTGATCCGGCGCGGCGCCGACCGGGCGATCGTGCGCGGGTCGGTGGTGCACCTCGGACGCGAACTGCACGTCGAGCTGGAGATCACCGCCGGTCGCGCCAACCGGGCCCGGGTGAACCGGGCGCCGGTGGCGCGACCGCGCGACGTCCTCGGGATCCTGCGCACCGTGCTGTTCGCGCCGGAGGACCTCGCGCTGGTGCGGGGCGACCCGGGGGAGCGCCGCCGGTTCCTCGACGAGCTCCTGACGATCCGCTACCCGCGCTACGCGTCGGTCCGCTCCGACTACGACCGTGTTCTCAAGCAGCGTTCGGCCCTGCTCAAGACCGCGCGCAACGGCCGGGCCGACCTCTCCACCCTCGACGTGTGGGACGGCCACCTCGCGCGCACCGGCGCGGCACTGCTGGCGGGGCGCCTCGACCTGGTCGCCGGGATCGCGCCGTACACCGTCGAGGCGTTCGCGGAGGTCGCGCCCACGTCGGACCCGATCGCGCTGCGCTACCGATCCAGCGTGCCGGGCGGGCTGCCGTCCTCCCCGGCCGATCTGGAACCCCTCCTGCTCGACGAGCTGGCCCGCGTGCGCCGCCAGGAGGTGGAGCGGGGGGTGTGCCTGGTCGGCCCGCACCGCGACGACCTCGACCTTTTGCTCGGCCCCGGACCCGCGAAGGGCTACGCCAGCCACGGCGAGTCCTGGGCGCTCGCGCTCGCCCTGCGCCTGGGGTCCTACCGCCTGCTCTGCGCCGACGACGTCGAACCCGTCCTCATCCTCGACGACGTGTTCGCCGAGCTCGACGCGCGGCGCCGCCGGGCGCTCGCCGACGTCGCCCGGCGCGCCGAACAGGTGCTCGTCACCGCCGCGGTGGCCGAGGACGTCCCGGACGGCCTCGACGGCGCGCGCCTCGCGGTGGGCGGCGGGGAAGTCACCGCCGGGACGCGAACCGGCTCGTCAGGAGCGTGA